One stretch of Bactrocera tryoni isolate S06 unplaced genomic scaffold, CSIRO_BtryS06_freeze2 scaffold_7, whole genome shotgun sequence DNA includes these proteins:
- the LOC120781781 gene encoding uncharacterized protein LOC120781781 has protein sequence MADIMEIAQVNLHHAAAASAVIPSRFTAEKLGALLIQESWVYKGEIKGLKTEANKVIWDLSSERPRTCIVVRSNIDFFCISEFLTQDLVAVQARDTEGKDFVLASAYFPGETATAPPEAVERLVEHCRLHKLPLIIGCDANAHHTEWGSTDCNVSGESLLEYVVGSNLAIENVGYEPTFITINRREVLDLTLSNEPANGLRLAMESLRSPPCQTTGF, from the coding sequence ATGGCCGACATCATGGAAATTGCTCAAGTGAACCTGCATCATGCGGCGGCAGCCTCAGCTGTCATTCCAAGCAGGTTCACTGCGGAGAAACTGGGCGCACTGCTGATCCAAGAGTCTTGGGTCTATAAGGGAGAGATAAAGGGCCTCAAGACGGAGGCAAATAAGGTAATCTGGGACCTCTCTAGCGAGAGACCTAGGACGTGTATAGTTGTCAGAAGTaatattgatttcttttgcatttcagaGTTTCTGACACAGGACTTGGTGGCGGTGCAGGCCAGGGACACTGAGGGCAAAGACTTCGTCCTGGCTTCAGCATACTTTCCGGGGGAGACAGCAACGGCACCCCCGGAGGCGGTGGAAAGGCTGGTAGAGCACTGCAGACTGCACAAGCTCCCCCTCATCATCGGCTGCGATGCGAACGCTCACCACACAGAATGGGGCAGCACCGACTGCAACGTGAGCGGTGAGTCCCTGTTAGAATATGTTGTAGGCAGTAATTTAGCGATTGAGAATGTAGGGTATGAACCCACATTCATAACTATAAACAGGAGGGAGGTGCTGGACCTCACCTTGAGCAATGAGCCTGCAAATGGATTGCGTCTCGCAATGGAGTCTCTACGGAGCCCTCCATGTCAGACCACAGGATTTTAA